Proteins from a single region of Coraliomargarita parva:
- a CDS encoding flotillin family protein produces the protein MELLIAAGAIIFFFLATAIAFATRYKRCPSDRLLVVYGKVAGGKSANCYHGGAAFIWPVIQGYQWLDLTPLPIDIRLEGALSKQNIRVNTPSTFTVGISTEPGIMENAAERMLGLGLSEVKELAKDIIFGQMRVVIATMDIEEINADRDKLIANISTGVEVELKKVGLRLINVNIQDITDESGYIDALGQEAASKAIAEAKVKVAQAQRDGEIGAAEAARDQRVRVADANAKATDGENTATVEIANSNAERRMKEAEAERAASAAEKVKAAQALQEAYSAEQASEVERAKREKATQQANIVVPAEIAKEKAIVDAEARAESIRRTQQGEADAVRLEKQAEADGLKAVKQAEADGLRFKLTAEADGQRLKLLAEAEGVEQVLTKKAKGFTDIVNSAGNDKQLATLLLLIEQMPKLVEEQAKAISNLKIDKITVWDNGAGKDGKGSTADFLSGMVGSLPPLHEITKNAGIELPEYLGKIAAKPAAADAPDVNPESSEKH, from the coding sequence ATGGAACTCCTGATCGCAGCCGGTGCTATTATCTTTTTCTTCCTTGCGACCGCGATTGCTTTTGCAACGCGCTACAAGCGCTGCCCGTCGGACCGCTTGCTGGTCGTTTACGGTAAGGTTGCCGGCGGGAAATCGGCGAATTGCTATCACGGTGGGGCGGCATTTATCTGGCCGGTGATCCAGGGCTACCAATGGCTGGACCTCACGCCGCTGCCGATTGACATCCGCCTCGAAGGCGCCCTGTCCAAGCAGAACATCCGGGTGAATACCCCGTCGACTTTCACGGTCGGTATTTCGACCGAGCCGGGCATCATGGAAAACGCGGCCGAGCGGATGCTGGGGCTGGGTTTGTCGGAGGTCAAGGAGCTGGCGAAGGATATTATCTTCGGCCAGATGCGTGTGGTGATTGCGACCATGGACATTGAGGAAATCAATGCGGACCGGGACAAGTTGATCGCCAACATTTCGACCGGGGTCGAGGTAGAACTCAAAAAGGTCGGGCTTCGCCTGATCAACGTGAATATCCAGGATATTACCGACGAGTCCGGCTATATCGATGCGTTGGGGCAGGAAGCCGCCTCGAAAGCGATTGCGGAGGCAAAGGTCAAGGTGGCCCAGGCCCAGCGCGATGGTGAGATCGGTGCGGCGGAAGCGGCGCGTGACCAACGGGTGCGCGTGGCGGATGCCAACGCCAAGGCCACGGACGGGGAAAACACCGCTACGGTCGAGATTGCCAATTCGAATGCCGAGCGCCGGATGAAGGAAGCCGAAGCGGAACGTGCCGCCTCAGCTGCCGAAAAGGTCAAAGCGGCTCAAGCGCTGCAGGAAGCCTACTCGGCAGAGCAGGCCTCGGAAGTGGAACGTGCCAAGCGCGAGAAAGCGACGCAGCAGGCCAACATCGTGGTGCCGGCCGAGATCGCCAAGGAAAAGGCCATTGTCGATGCGGAAGCGCGTGCCGAATCGATCCGTCGGACCCAGCAGGGTGAAGCCGATGCGGTTCGCCTCGAAAAGCAGGCCGAAGCGGATGGTCTCAAGGCGGTGAAGCAGGCCGAGGCGGACGGCTTGCGCTTCAAGTTGACAGCTGAAGCGGACGGCCAACGACTCAAGTTGCTGGCTGAAGCGGAGGGTGTGGAGCAGGTTCTGACGAAGAAGGCCAAGGGCTTTACGGACATCGTGAATTCCGCCGGCAACGACAAGCAGCTGGCCACCTTGCTGCTGCTGATCGAGCAAATGCCGAAGCTCGTGGAAGAACAGGCCAAGGCGATTTCGAACCTCAAGATCGACAAGATTACAGTTTGGGACAACGGCGCGGGGAAGGATGGAAAAGGCAGTACGGCCGACTTCCTTTCCGGCATGGTCGGATCCCTTCCGCCGCTGCATGAAATTACGAAAAATGCCGGCATCGAACTGCCCGAGTATCTGGGCAAAATTGCGGCCAAGCCGGCCGCCGCGGATGCCCCGGACGTCAATCCGGAGTCATCCGAAAAGCATTAA